One Helicobacter cetorum MIT 00-7128 DNA window includes the following coding sequences:
- a CDS encoding ABC-F family ATP-binding cassette domain-containing protein yields the protein MLQTINLTQRYATKKLFENVNIKLDRNKRYGLIGANGAGKSTFLKILSKSIESSSGEVIITSGMKMGVLGQDQYAFEELSLKDAVMIGNKRLYEAIKEKERLYTEGDLSDDKVNMRLGELETICVEEDPMYECEVVIEKILEDLGIPSSKHNDLMRTLPSSDKFKILLAQVLFPKPDILLLDEPTNNLDLNAIDWLEDNLKRHDGTMVVISHDRHFLNAVCTHILDLDFHTVREFSGNYDDWYIASTLIAKQQEAERNKKLKEKEELEKFIARFSANASKAKQATSRQKQLDKLDIQSLAVSCRRDPSIIFKPKRTIGNEALECENISKSYDGQIILDKVSLKIMPKDKIALIGPNGVGKSTLCKILVEELKPDNGVVKWGATVQKGYFPQNVSEEISGEETLYQWLFNFNKKIESSEVRNALGRMLFNGEEQEKCVNALSGGEKHRMVLSKLMLEGGNFLILDEPTNHLDLEAIIALGEALFKFDGAVICVSHDRELIDAYANRIIELVPSSKGAKIIDFKGSYEEYLASKK from the coding sequence ATGTTACAAACCATAAATTTAACGCAACGCTATGCGACTAAAAAATTGTTTGAAAATGTGAATATCAAACTAGACAGAAACAAACGCTACGGACTTATTGGGGCTAATGGGGCAGGAAAATCCACTTTTTTAAAAATTTTAAGCAAGAGCATTGAAAGTAGTAGTGGGGAAGTAATCATTACAAGTGGCATGAAAATGGGGGTTTTAGGGCAAGACCAATACGCTTTTGAAGAATTAAGCCTTAAAGATGCGGTAATGATTGGTAATAAGCGTTTGTATGAGGCTATTAAAGAAAAAGAGCGCTTATATACAGAGGGGGATTTGAGCGATGATAAAGTGAATATGAGACTAGGGGAGTTAGAGACCATTTGTGTAGAAGAAGACCCTATGTATGAATGCGAAGTGGTGATTGAAAAAATCCTAGAAGATTTAGGCATTCCTAGCTCTAAGCACAATGATTTGATGAGAACCTTGCCAAGTAGCGATAAATTTAAGATACTCTTAGCCCAAGTGCTCTTTCCTAAACCAGATATTTTGCTCTTAGATGAGCCTACTAACAACCTAGATTTAAACGCCATTGATTGGTTAGAAGACAATCTCAAACGCCATGATGGCACTATGGTGGTTATTAGCCATGACAGGCATTTTTTGAATGCGGTATGCACGCATATTTTAGACTTGGATTTCCACACGGTGCGTGAGTTTAGCGGGAATTATGATGATTGGTATATCGCATCTACTCTAATTGCTAAACAGCAAGAGGCTGAACGCAATAAAAAACTCAAAGAAAAAGAAGAATTAGAAAAATTTATCGCTCGTTTTAGTGCTAATGCGAGCAAGGCTAAGCAAGCCACAAGCCGCCAAAAACAATTAGATAAATTAGATATTCAAAGCTTGGCAGTATCTTGTAGAAGAGACCCTAGTATTATTTTTAAGCCTAAACGCACCATTGGTAATGAGGCCTTAGAATGTGAAAACATTTCTAAAAGTTATGATGGGCAAATCATTTTAGATAAAGTGAGTTTAAAAATCATGCCTAAGGATAAAATCGCTTTGATAGGGCCAAATGGCGTGGGTAAATCTACGCTTTGTAAAATTCTAGTAGAAGAATTAAAGCCCGATAATGGCGTAGTGAAATGGGGGGCAACCGTTCAAAAAGGCTACTTCCCACAAAATGTGAGCGAAGAAATTAGCGGAGAAGAAACCTTGTATCAATGGCTCTTTAATTTCAACAAAAAGATTGAAAGTTCCGAAGTGAGAAACGCATTAGGAAGAATGCTCTTTAATGGCGAAGAACAAGAAAAATGCGTGAATGCGTTAAGTGGGGGAGAAAAGCACAGAATGGTGTTGTCTAAGCTTATGCTAGAAGGGGGGAATTTTTTAATCTTAGATGAGCCAACCAATCACTTAGATTTAGAAGCTATTATTGCCTTAGGTGAAGCACTCTTTAAATTTGATGGGGCAGTAATTTGTGTCAGCCATGACAGAGAACTCATTGATGCGTATGCGAATAGGATTATTGAATTAGTGCCAAGTAGCAAGGGAGCTAAAATTATTGATTTTAAAGGGAGTTATGAAGAGTATCTAGCGAGTAAAAAATAA
- a CDS encoding HsdM family class I SAM-dependent methyltransferase gives MSSLSTLLAEFDKKFSNLTIIDKEWYQNNIGVKSFCKKASKKDSKGKFSEEYVRARFIYALVYSGMYQKEYICVEFGFPKGNGGKSLNPDIIVFKNKNWEKDYEDAKANKNFSKIRQNVLVIFEAKKNGKSVADAIENQLRCAMELNTSKDRIFGVYFDDQPDILIFKKIGNSEIRRFNESSELQQDGIYGWNLDKRDLLIDLPSQKDFIENNKSISDLSKLKLDSLDAIDEVNFTELMNRLKRANDSIQPTSPERDLIVEFLTLKVFDEKRSKRDNRYLDFYIKDDEKRQEGLAEKSFRERINNLYTSAQKEYPKVLDPQKRIFSYDSQLRPNKGGNDERFLIALVEIFQKRAILKAKNESFNQIIFNNFGSEKQKADKGQFFTPIPVVKNIIKMLNPIRGEELCDPCCGICDFPAMAFRHSHRKEADFPPNASNFYGFDLESGNLKLAELNLVLNGDGGAILEQMDSLAQKLLINDKVMKKGDFTTSNYDMKTWENLHDKDKDIKRFKIIATNPPFGKGRDLKTGANGTWDLPKETIKLYETFHNKLDLDASGNQCYPNSMDMGALFLENAYKCLEYGGRMAIVLSNSIASIKEWQNVRKWFIERMRIVGIFDLPSNTFGETGVATTVIIAYKPKLDEQFLLTQDYQVFIKEIVNIGYEVKTKQRAVHFEPQYIIDEETFEKTSILHEDFSSLQKEWKSFLQYQEEEIKQAFHLDMME, from the coding sequence ATGAGTAGTCTATCCACTCTATTAGCAGAGTTTGATAAAAAATTTTCTAACCTAACCATCATTGACAAAGAATGGTATCAAAACAATATTGGCGTTAAATCTTTCTGCAAAAAAGCAAGCAAAAAGGATAGTAAGGGTAAATTCAGCGAAGAATATGTTCGAGCAAGGTTTATATACGCACTAGTTTATAGTGGTATGTATCAAAAAGAATACATCTGCGTAGAATTTGGATTTCCAAAGGGCAATGGTGGAAAAAGTTTAAATCCTGATATTATTGTTTTTAAAAATAAAAATTGGGAAAAAGACTACGAAGATGCCAAGGCTAATAAAAATTTTTCAAAAATTCGTCAAAATGTTTTGGTTATTTTTGAGGCAAAGAAGAATGGCAAGTCGGTAGCTGATGCTATAGAGAATCAATTACGTTGCGCAATGGAACTCAATACTTCTAAGGATAGAATTTTTGGCGTTTATTTTGATGACCAACCAGACATTCTTATTTTTAAAAAAATTGGCAATTCAGAAATACGTCGTTTTAACGAAAGTAGCGAATTGCAACAAGATGGTATTTATGGTTGGAATTTAGACAAGCGTGATTTGCTTATTGATTTGCCTAGCCAAAAAGATTTTATTGAAAACAATAAGAGTATTTCTGATTTAAGCAAATTAAAACTTGATAGTTTAGATGCCATTGACGAAGTCAATTTTACAGAACTTATGAACAGACTAAAACGAGCTAATGATAGCATTCAGCCAACAAGCCCAGAGCGAGATTTGATTGTTGAATTTTTAACACTAAAAGTTTTTGATGAAAAACGCTCAAAACGAGATAATCGCTATTTAGACTTCTATATCAAAGATGATGAAAAGCGTCAAGAAGGTCTAGCAGAAAAATCATTTAGAGAGCGTATCAATAATCTTTATACTTCAGCACAAAAAGAATATCCAAAAGTTTTAGATCCACAAAAACGCATTTTTTCTTATGATAGCCAATTGCGCCCCAACAAAGGAGGCAATGATGAACGCTTTTTAATAGCTTTGGTTGAAATATTTCAAAAACGAGCTATTTTAAAAGCTAAAAACGAGAGCTTTAATCAAATTATTTTTAATAATTTTGGTAGCGAAAAACAAAAAGCTGATAAGGGACAATTTTTTACTCCAATCCCCGTAGTAAAAAATATTATTAAAATGCTAAATCCTATTAGAGGTGAAGAATTGTGCGACCCCTGTTGTGGTATTTGTGATTTTCCCGCTATGGCCTTTAGGCATTCTCACAGAAAAGAGGCAGATTTCCCACCCAATGCCTCAAATTTCTATGGTTTTGATTTAGAAAGCGGTAATCTCAAGTTGGCTGAACTTAATCTTGTGTTAAATGGTGATGGTGGGGCAATCTTAGAGCAAATGGACTCACTCGCACAAAAACTACTTATTAATGACAAAGTTATGAAAAAAGGCGATTTTACAACTAGCAACTATGACATGAAAACTTGGGAAAACTTGCATGACAAAGACAAAGATATAAAAAGGTTTAAGATAATTGCCACTAACCCACCTTTTGGAAAAGGGCGAGATTTGAAAACGGGGGCAAATGGAACATGGGATTTACCGAAAGAAACAATCAAGCTTTATGAAACATTTCATAATAAACTTGACCTTGATGCTAGTGGAAATCAATGCTATCCAAATTCTATGGATATGGGAGCTTTATTTCTTGAAAATGCGTATAAATGTTTGGAATATGGCGGAAGAATGGCAATCGTTCTATCCAATTCTATTGCAAGCATAAAAGAATGGCAGAATGTTCGCAAGTGGTTTATTGAGCGCATGAGAATTGTAGGGATTTTTGATTTGCCAAGCAATACTTTTGGTGAAACAGGCGTAGCCACTACAGTAATTATTGCCTATAAGCCTAAACTAGATGAGCAATTTTTGCTTACACAAGACTACCAAGTTTTTATCAAAGAAATAGTCAATATTGGATATGAAGTCAAAACCAAGCAGAGAGCCGTGCATTTTGAACCTCAATATATTATTGATGAAGAAACTTTTGAAAAAACAAGCATACTGCATGAGGACTTTTCTAGTTTGCAAAAAGAGTGGAAAAGCTTTTTGCAATACCAAGAAGAAGAGATTAAACAAGCATTTCATTTGGATATGATGGAGTAG